agagcaaaaacagaggtttttttttttatgtgattGTGTCTATGATGATAAATGGATATTGTCTCGAGGAACtaacaagagagaaaagggGTAATTAGGTCAATGAGGAAAGTTTCAACGTTAGTTCCGTTGCTTGGCTTTGATTGATGAagtattatcatttatcattCTCTCCACACCACGCGTTGTGTGACTCAGTCCCCCACTTCCAGCTTTTGTCGTGTCTTTTTAGTTGAAAAAGCTCAGAATCACTTATgtactctttcttttctcttcaacCACCACGTGGCTTCCACTCtaaaatatacacaaataaTACTATCTAATTTAATCATAAACTTAGACAATCTGTATATAATATACTCTGATGTCAACAGTTTTTTAGTATAAGCTAAGTATTCATATTAGGGAGAGTTTTGGAAAGTACTAAGTAATTGCATAAAGTTCTGAAAAAAAGCACTCACCAAGTTTGAGACCTAGAAAAATGCATATCTGACACTGTTGGTTTCCTGGGTCTATTTGTTGCTTTTatctattgatttttctttaaaaaaaaataaaaatgatacaagccgaaaagagaaattaaaagcCCAAAAGGCCCAATACCGAATGGTGAAACATAGGTTTGCTGCTGGAGTAATAAAACCTATCCGGAGGAGGAGAAATTCCGGCATAGTTGCTCCCTCTTCTGTGTTATTTGTGTTGATCTATGCCCATGCATTTTCTCATGCGAGGGACCAAAACATTTTATGTGGCACCTCCCaaagtatttgaaaattgttgtCAATACTTCATTTACTTTGATggttaatctttttttttttcctctgatGGTTGAGAGTCTTGAGACTTACGAGTAGACAATTcgttttatgtgtgtttttgtttaattatgtgTCATAAACTCATACTAAAATAGAATCTCATActaacaataacaacaaattcGGGAAgagtaatcaaaattttcatcgCTTCATATAACTCCTTTAATTTCACCGCTATGGTTGAGTCGATAGACCAAAATTCTATTTATGATTTacttcgatttttttttttttaactctaaTCATTGATTATAAACCTAAAccgttttcatttttataaaatacatatatatttttagtcaaaaaaatCCATTCTTtaccatttatttttatttttttgaatagaatataaattttatttaaaaactcaTTTTACATTAAATGTAACGGTAACTTAAACATTTTGACTAAACATTACTAAatggttgaattttttttttaagatcttTCTTATCTCATAGCAAACTAAATCGCCATATATCCTCCCTCGTATCTTCcgtctccttcttctctaCCACTTGTATTTCTCCATATATCTATATTCTTTTTACTTGGTCAAATCCATAAATTTGTATCACTCAGGTGTTATTGAACACAagttgaagaaggaaaaaaaaacaagttgaaaGAAAAGTAGCAAAACcgaaactaaaaaaaagaaagaaaatagtaagaacaaaatgaaaacgctaaaatcagaaataaaagaatcaaagaagcaaagatAAGCAAAACAAGTTTTCCAAAATTGTTGACTCTCTTTTACAACTACACAAAAacctttcttcaaaatattctcagattctcttcttcttccttcgaGCTTTCACAGTTGATTCAATTCCCGATTTCAAACTCAATCACCTTCAGATTCCGATCTCCATTCTCTACATCAATCACAATGGAGAATCCGAATCCACCAGCAGAGAAGCTATTGAAGAAGATACGAGAGCTAGAAGAAAGCCAAGAAGATCTAAAGCGAGAGATGTCAAAACTCAAAGTATCAGCAGAGATTAAAAGGCGTTCGCATTCTTCATCACCTAAACGACCTTCAAGGAGAAACAGTGGAGAAGGAACTCCGTTATGGAGAAAAACCGGCGCCGCATCGTTCCGTCACGCTTCTCCGTTACGGAAAGAGAGTCATTCTAAAGACGGAGTAgctggtggtggtgatggacCATCGGCAGGCAAGTTCACCGATAAACagtatttgaatattttgcaGTCTATGGCTCAAGCTGTTCATGTCTTCGATCTTAATGGCCAAATTATCTTTTGGTGAGTAGGTAGAACTTTTTTGGTTCCCATTGTTTCTTCATAATTAGTAGTCAAATGCTAGGATTGTGATTTGGATTCATATAGGAGCTCTTGGAATCGATTGATTAGAGAGTGTTGGTATCGTTTGTAGTATAGGATTTAGTATCTGATATGTTAGCTAAGTTATGTTCACagttcaaattttgttggaaTGGTTGTTTTAGGAACTCGATGGCGGAGAAGCTTTATGGATTCTCAGCTGCAGAAGCGTTAGGGAAGGACTCGATTAATATACTCGTAGATGGTCAAGATGCTGCTGTTGCAAAAAATATCTTTCAGCGTTGCAGCAGTGGAGAGAGTTGGACTGGAGAGTTTCCTGTTAAGAATAAAATGGGAGAGAGGTTTTCGGTTGTGACTacgatttctcctttttatgatgatgatggtttgCTTATTGGGATTATATGTATCACGAATGATTCGGCACTTTTTCAACGGCCGAGAGTTCCTCCCGCTAAAAACAGGTGGCAAGAAGGGGATTCAAGCTTTTGCCGGGGGACTAATGGTGTTGCTTCTAGGCTTGGTTTTGATTCCAAAGAAGCTGTTGTGTCGAAACTTGGCCTTGATTCTCAGCAGCCTATTCAAGCTGCTATAGCATCTAAGATCTCAGATTTGGTTAGTCTAACTGTAGGTTACATATTCTGACCTTTTGGTATATTGTTGCATCTTTTGACAAGTGTAGTCTAAATTTTAGGCATCCAAGGTGGGCAACAAGGTCAGGTCGAAAATGCGAGCAGGTGATAATAACGCCTCACACCCTGAGGGTGGAAATGGGGGCAGTCATCAGTCTGATCAGGGTTTCTTCGATGCTGCTTTCTCTGACCAGAGGGAAGATGCAGAAACAAATGATGCTAGCACACCTAGGGGGAATTTGATCCAGTCTCCTTTTGGTGTGTTCTTATGTAACGATGATAAGTCTTCTTCAAAAGCCTCCGGAGAATCCAATGATGAAAATGATAGAAACTCTGTTGTCCCTAAGAAACTTACCTCAAAGACTGAAGAGTGGATGGTAAAGAAAGGACTGTCATGGCCATGGAAAGGAAATGAGCGGGAAGGtttggaaagaagaaatgCTCATTCTGTGTGGCCTTGGGTGCATaatgaacaacaaaaagaagaggcTCATCATAGTAATTCCTATAACAGTGTTAAGTCTGAAAGCCTGGCAAGTGAAAGTAATAAACCTGCCAATAATGAGAATATGGGTTCTGTTAATGTGAATAGCGCAAGCAGTGCTAGCAGCTGTGGAAGTACCAGCAGCAGTGTTATGAACAAGGTTGACATGGATAGCGACTGCTTAGACTATGAAATCTTATGGGAGGATTTGACAATTGGAGAACAAATCGGGCAAGGTGATGTACTCCTTTGAGAAAGATATCTCTTTTGTGAAAGACATATCTATCCTTCAAGACATCataccatttttgtttttttttatctattctGCTAACATGCTTGTTGTAATTTCCCTCTTTATGCATACAGGTTCATGTGGAACTGTCTATCATGGTCTATGGTTTGGATCTGTACGTTCTTGCCACCTGTTGACATTACAGAATATGCATCATGGATTGTACAAGCCTCCATGAAAATCACGAACTTAAAAAATCTATTACTGAGAGTTGCTAATGTGACTGCAGGATGTGGCTGTAAAGGTGTTTTCCAAACAAGAATATTCAGAAGAGATCATAACATCTTTCAAACAAGAGGTATTATTGTTTTCTGTCGCTTCTCTAAGCATGTTTGGTAAAAGACTGTTAGAACTTGTCTTTGTTTTAAGCGAATAATACCTGCCTTCTGTCTTCCATAATTTCGTATGAAAAAATGATTCTGAAACTACCACAAATTTTCTGTACGAATCTTTTTCCAAACTGCATCTACCCCGAAAAATTACTCATTACAGAGATTAGCCTAGCTACTCATTCTAGTTTCGAAGTACCTATGCTGAAATTGTTTTATCTTGAAGGTATCATTGATGAAAAGGCTTAGACATCCAAACGTTCTGCTGTTTATGGGAGCTGTGGCATCACCTCAGCGTCTTTGTATAGTGACAGAGTTTCTACCACGGTTCGGCCTCTTCTCTTTTGCTAATCCTACATTTCGAGATTTTTGTTCTCTGGGGTAAAAACTCTGACTCACATCTTAAGTCTAAATGTTTCGAAATAACATTTGCAGTGGAAGTCTCTTTCGTTTGCTGCAGAGGAACAAGTCAAAACTAGATTTGAGGCGACGTATCCATATGGCATCAGACATTGTGAGTATTAAACGTGATTTTCCAGTTGTTGTCCAAGTTTTTCTAAAGTATAAGCTGCTCtattttggttctttgttGCATTTTTTTGCATATCCTTCTTTTCCGCTCTTTGATTCAGTCTTTCATACAGGCTCGTGGCATGAATTATCTTCACCACTGTAGTCCTCCCATCATTCACCGTGATCTGAAGTCGTCAAATCTACTGGTTGATCGGAACTGGACTGTGAAGGtattgttttcattgttgAAATAGTTTCCACTTTCTGGACTACCAATAACCTTATGACGTTGGTAATTCTGATGGAgctaagaagaaaataattatttaccTACAAAATACCGTCCACTTTCATCAGATTTCGCAGATGACATGAGTTTGGTGGGTGAACTAGAAATGGATGTCCCcagtttaaaaaatattgcttgattgatttctttgtgacacaaatggaaaaatattattctaggtcaacaaaataatgttattaGGTCTAGTATTTCCCCTGTGTCAGGACTCAAGAGTTGTATCTTGTATGAGAAAAAAATCGTTTGATAATTAAGTTACTACGACTTAGACTCTAAAGCAAAAGGGGAAATCATATACACTATATTAATGAAGCTTTAGATAACGATTCGTCTTTTGTGTCTATATCAGAAAAGAATCATAGATTTTAATTTCAGGACAAACTATTATTGAAGTAAAAAGGGTGTTTGTCATGGTTAACTTACTTTGTCAGCTCACAGGTTGCTGATTTTGGTCTTTCTCGCATCAAGCATGAGACGTACCTCACTACAAACGGAAGGGGAACGGTACTTTACATAGACTCTTACTGAATTGAttcctcctttttttttcttttttttaatgaaatcaGATATCTCAGGATGAATTTCATTGCTTTTTTATGTTCTGTAGCCTCAATGGATGGCACCAGAAGTTCTTCGAAATGAGGCTGCTGATGAAAAGTATTTTCTCACTCTCTACTTATTGGTTATTGTTTGTTGTAGCTTTCATCTATAACGATGCTCTTCCTACTCTTTAAATGGCAGGTCTGACGTTTACAGTTTTGGAGTAGTACTATGGGAGCTTGTGACAGAGAAGATCCCATGGGAAAATCTAAATGCTATGCAGGTATAGTTTCCGCTTTAATGGAAAAAATGCAATTGGTCTCCAAATGAAAAATAGACTAGGGAATATGAAAGTGACCATATCTTACTTAAAGATATACAAGGCCATATTAGTCCTAGTAAGAATCTCAACGTTACTAACTACTGTAGCTAATTGGTCGCTACTCGCTATTAATATGCATCTAGTTTCCATCTATCCTATAAAGTAGATGTAATCAGTTTAGTATGTTGGAAACTATACTACCCATTTGGCTATTTTGGGtcaaattaaaaagttatgtTTTGCGACATTTATACCAATTAGAGGACTTGTTTCCATTGCAAAACATCTGTTCTGTTTAAGAAAGTTTGCCTTTTCTGTCTCCTCTTAATTCCTGTATGTAAATTATATGCCCACACagtaaaacaaatatgaagaGAAGTCTATTTATAAACTTGCAGGTGATTGGAGCCGTGGGGTTCATGAACCAGAGGCTGGAAGTCCCAAAAGACGTTGACCCTCAGTGGATTGCTTTAATGGAAAGCTGCTGGCACAGGTACATAAATCATATTAAACATTACATATACCTTGCTAGAGGAAAATAGCCTCACTAATGATTCGGTACAAAATTGGTTGCATATAGGAGGGACCAAAACTTGGTCTCCTAAACATCTCGTCATATGCCATGCTCTGATTTTCTGCTGTAGCTGAACTAAACCTGATGTTTTGTGTCATCAATGAACATAGTAAAATAACCATAAATGTAGAAATGTTGCAAACCCTAGAATTTGGAATTTGTAAGATTACTGTTTAGGAAACCTTGAGTAAACAAAAGTTCGAGAAAACATTTACTTTGCACTCCAATCCTTTAATTTCCATGGGTCCCAAACACATACTATTGAAGGCTTCAATTACTAGTGTAAAGACTTTCAAGGTCTATGCTTTGTtgagttgaaaattttccaCAGATTCAGGGCCCATAAAAAGGCTCATGTTTGATACAATTATTGTAAGTTTGGTGTCAGATCTTGTATACTTTTCTTTCAACCGACACCACTGTATTGATATATACTGATTTGCCTTCACAGTTTACTTAAGTAGTAAGTGACTTAGTCTCGTAAACTTTCTCTACTTTCGTTTAGTAAATGTCGCAGCAGCTAATGTGGGTTAAGTAATTTCTGCAGCGAACCGCAATGTAGACCATCGTTCCAAGAATTGATGGACAA
This sequence is a window from Arabidopsis thaliana chromosome 1 sequence. Protein-coding genes within it:
- a CDS encoding PAS domain-containing protein tyrosine kinase family protein codes for the protein MAEKLYGFSAAEALGKDSINILVDGQDAAVAKNIFQRCSSGESWTGEFPVKNKMGERFSVVTTISPFYDDDGLLIGIICITNDSALFQRPRVPPAKNRWQEGDSSFCRGTNGVASRLGFDSKEAVVSKLGLDSQQPIQAAIASKISDLASKVGNKVRSKMRAGDNNASHPEGGNGGSHQSDQGFFDAAFSDQREDAETNDASTPRGNLIQSPFGVFLCNDDKSSSKASGESNDENDRNSVVPKKLTSKTEEWMVKKGLSWPWKGNEREGLERRNAHSVWPWVHNEQQKEEAHHSNSYNSVKSESLASESNKPANNENMGSVNVNSASSASSCGSTSSSVMNKVDMDSDCLDYEILWEDLTIGEQIGQGSCGTVYHGLWFGSDVAVKVFSKQEYSEEIITSFKQEVSLMKRLRHPNVLLFMGAVASPQRLCIVTEFLPRGSLFRLLQRNKSKLDLRRRIHMASDIARGMNYLHHCSPPIIHRDLKSSNLLVDRNWTVKVADFGLSRIKHETYLTTNGRGTPQWMAPEVLRNEAADEKSDVYSFGVVLWELVTEKIPWENLNAMQVIGAVGFMNQRLEVPKDVDPQWIALMESCWHRYINHIKHYIYLARGK
- a CDS encoding PAS domain-containing protein tyrosine kinase family protein (PAS domain-containing protein tyrosine kinase family protein; FUNCTIONS IN: protein serine/threonine/tyrosine kinase activity, kinase activity; INVOLVED IN: signal transduction, protein amino acid phosphorylation, regulation of transcription, DNA-dependent; EXPRESSED IN: 22 plant structures; EXPRESSED DURING: 13 growth stages; CONTAINS InterPro DOMAIN/s: PAC motif (InterPro:IPR001610), Protein kinase, catalytic domain (InterPro:IPR000719), PAS fold (InterPro:IPR013767), PAS (InterPro:IPR000014), Serine-threonine/tyrosine-protein kinase (InterPro:IPR001245), Protein kinase-like domain (InterPro:IPR011009), Serine/threonine-protein kinase, active site (InterPro:IPR008271); BEST Arabidopsis thaliana protein match is: PAS domain-containing protein tyrosine kinase family protein (TAIR:AT5G49470.3); Has 127928 Blast hits to 126175 proteins in 4896 species: Archae - 310; Bacteria - 16027; Metazoa - 47209; Fungi - 11347; Plants - 33277; Viruses - 520; Other Eukaryotes - 19238 (source: NCBI BLink).), whose product is MENPNPPAEKLLKKIRELEESQEDLKREMSKLKVSAEIKRRSHSSSPKRPSRRNSGEGTPLWRKTGAASFRHASPLRKESHSKDGVAGGGDGPSAGKFTDKQYLNILQSMAQAVHVFDLNGQIIFWNSMAEKLYGFSAAEALGKDSINILVDGQDAAVAKNIFQRCSSGESWTGEFPVKNKMGERFSVVTTISPFYDDDGLLIGIICITNDSALFQRPRVPPAKNRWQEGDSSFCRGTNGVASRLGFDSKEAVVSKLGLDSQQPIQAAIASKISDLASKVGNKVRSKMRAGDNNASHPEGGNGGSHQSDQGFFDAAFSDQREDAETNDASTPRGNLIQSPFGVFLCNDDKSSSKASGESNDENDRNSVVPKKLTSKTEEWMVKKGLSWPWKGNEREGLERRNAHSVWPWVHNEQQKEEAHHSNSYNSVKSESLASESNKPANNENMGSVNVNSASSASSCGSTSSSVMNKVDMDSDCLDYEILWEDLTIGEQIGQGSCGTVYHGLWFGSDVAVKVFSKQEYSEEIITSFKQEVSLMKRLRHPNVLLFMGAVASPQRLCIVTEFLPRGSLFRLLQRNKSKLDLRRRIHMASDIARGMNYLHHCSPPIIHRDLKSSNLLVDRNWTVKVADFGLSRIKHETYLTTNGRGTPQWMAPEVLRNEAADEKSDVYSFGVVLWELVTEKIPWENLNAMQVIGAVGFMNQRLEVPKDVDPQWIALMESCWHRYINHIKHYIYLARGK
- a CDS encoding PAS domain-containing protein tyrosine kinase family protein (PAS domain-containing protein tyrosine kinase family protein; FUNCTIONS IN: protein serine/threonine/tyrosine kinase activity, kinase activity; INVOLVED IN: signal transduction, protein amino acid phosphorylation, regulation of transcription, DNA-dependent; EXPRESSED IN: 22 plant structures; EXPRESSED DURING: 13 growth stages; CONTAINS InterPro DOMAIN/s: Serine/threonine-protein kinase domain (InterPro:IPR002290), PAS fold (InterPro:IPR013767), PAS (InterPro:IPR000014), Serine-threonine/tyrosine-protein kinase (InterPro:IPR001245), Serine/threonine-protein kinase, active site (InterPro:IPR008271), Protein kinase-like domain (InterPro:IPR011009), Protein kinase, catalytic domain (InterPro:IPR000719), Tyrosine-protein kinase, catalytic domain (InterPro:IPR020635); BEST Arabidopsis thaliana protein match is: PAS domain-containing protein tyrosine kinase family protein (TAIR:AT5G49470.3); Has 128751 Blast hits to 126912 proteins in 4876 species: Archae - 309; Bacteria - 16105; Metazoa - 47584; Fungi - 11405; Plants - 33369; Viruses - 523; Other Eukaryotes - 19456 (source: NCBI BLink).), with the translated sequence MENPNPPAEKLLKKIRELEESQEDLKREMSKLKVSAEIKRRSHSSSPKRPSRRNSGEGTPLWRKTGAASFRHASPLRKESHSKDGVAGGGDGPSAGKFTDKQYLNILQSMAQAVHVFDLNGQIIFWNSMAEKLYGFSAAEALGKDSINILVDGQDAAVAKNIFQRCSSGESWTGEFPVKNKMGERFSVVTTISPFYDDDGLLIGIICITNDSALFQRPRVPPAKNRWQEGDSSFCRGTNGVASRLGFDSKEAVVSKLGLDSQQPIQAAIASKISDLASKVGNKVRSKMRAGDNNASHPEGGNGGSHQSDQGFFDAAFSDQREDAETNDASTPRGNLIQSPFGVFLCNDDKSSSKASGESNDENDRNSVVPKKLTSKTEEWMVKKGLSWPWKGNEREGLERRNAHSVWPWVHNEQQKEEAHHSNSYNSVKSESLASESNKPANNENMGSVNVNSASSASSCGSTSSSVMNKVDMDSDCLDYEILWEDLTIGEQIGQGSCGTVYHGLWFGSDVAVKVFSKQEYSEEIITSFKQEVSLMKRLRHPNVLLFMGAVASPQRLCIVTEFLPRGSLFRLLQRNKSKLDLRRRIHMASDIARGMNYLHHCSPPIIHRDLKSSNLLVDRNWTVKVADFGLSRIKHETYLTTNGRGTPQWMAPEVLRNEAADEKSDVYSFGVVLWELVTEKIPWENLNAMQVIGAVGFMNQRLEVPKDVDPQWIALMESCWHSEPQCRPSFQELMDKLRELQRKYTIQFQAARAASIDNSSLKEK